GACCACCGAGGTGATCGGGCAGCACTTCATGCTGGGGCCGCTCGTGCTCGGCTTCATCACCCCGGACGGGCCGCCTTTAGGCGCCCCGATGATCTCGAAGCTCGACCTCCCCATCGGGAAGTTCCTCTACCCGACCTTCCTGACCACGAGCGGCCTTAAGACAGACATCTTCAAGATCAATCTCAGGAGCTTTTCCATCATAGCCCTTGTCATCACTTCCTGCTGCATCACTAAAATTCTAGCGATCGTTATCGCCTCCCGATTCTGCGGCATCGGGCTGCAGGACTCCGTCGTCGTCGGCCTTATATTGAATGCGAGGGGCATCTCCGAGCTCCTCATGTTCAATCTATGGCGCGACGGCGGGATCCTGACGGACCAGGAGTTCGCCCTCAGCGTGATCTCCGTCGTCGGCGTGATGGCGGTGATCACGCCGCTGGTCCGGCTCCTCTATGACCCGACCCGGCGGCTGATGCCGACCAAGAGGCAGACGATCCAGCACGCGAAGCGCGAGGCCGGGCTGCGGATCCTGCTCTGCATCCACCACCAGGACAACGTCCCGACGATGGTCAACCTCCTCGAGGCCTCCCATGCGACCGAGATGAGCCCGGTCGGGGTCGTGGCGGTGATCCTCGAGGAGGTCGTGGGCCGGATCACCGGCATGCTGGTCTCGCACCAGACGACGCGCTCGCTCGACCCGAACAACCAGCGGTCGAGCCAGATCGTCAGCGCGCTCCGCCAGTACGAGCTCTACAACCAGACGTGCGTGACCGTCCAGCCCTTCAGCGTCGTGTCGCCGTTACAGACGGTGCACGACGACATCTTGTGTGTGGCCATCGACGAGAGCGCAACGGTGATCATCCTCCCCTTCCATAAACACTGGGAGATCGATGGATCCATTGGATCCATCAACAAGGGCGTGCAGAGCATGAACGTGAAGGTGCTCGAGCACGCCCCCTGCTCCGTGGGGATCCTGGTCGACAGAGGGATCCTCACGGGACAGCTGTCCATCCTCACCGGCCAGTTCGTGTACCGCGTGGCAGTCGTCTACCTTGGCGGGGCCGACGACGCTGAGTCGCTCTGCTACGGGTCCCGGATCGCGGGGCACGACAACGCGACGCTGACCGTGATCCGGTACCTCCTCTACGGGTGCGACTCGGTGCGCGATCGGAAGCACGACAACTGCCAGATCGACGAGGTGAGGCATCAGAACATCGAGAACCAGAACTTCGTGTATCAGGAGCAGGTGGTGAAGGATGGGGTGGGGCTGGCCTCGTCGCTCAGGGCACTCGAGAACTGCTATGACTTGTTGATTGTGGGGAGGAACCACCAGTCCCAGATACTGCTGGGCCTCGGGGAGTGGAGCGAGTGCCCCGAGCTTGGCGTCGTCGGGGACATACTGGCGGCGCCGGACTTCGGGAGCACGGCGTCCGTGCTGGTGCTGCAGCAGCAGAGGATGAGAGGGGAGAAGCTCATTAATCGGATGATGAAGACAGGAAAGGATTCCTTGCATGGCTGTTACTAGTTTTTTTGTACATACTTTTTGTAGAAAATCAAATTCATGAATCACACCAAACATCATCCACACAGTTTTTTACCCTTTTTGTACAGAATTTTGATGAATGACACAAAACATCAGATGGAAATTGGAATAGAGAGGTGGTAATAATCCCTCTGTTTCAAACCATCAAGCCTACCAAAGTTCAACAAAATATCAAGACATGAATTGTATGTGCAAAGATCACACAAAGAAACCAACAGATTGGAGTATATCAAGTTCTATAACCAGCATAGAGAAGAAAGCGAGCATACAAGGGATCGAATTTTCATATGAATTTCAATTTCCAGCAAATTATTATCTTCAAAACATCAAAACTTGTGCTCATCATATTACCAATGCTTACTGATtcacaataaaaaattattcatgTCAAAAACAATCTGCACATCAAAGACATTTTGTAGCTACAAATTAATATAATCAAACAATCTACAATAGCAGCAGCTTATCCAGTCCCCAATTCTTCAATCACACAGCAATTATCTAACCTTAAACAACAATTCACTACTCTATTTGAGAGGGAATAGAAATCAAACCTATCATCCATTTACTGATCGGGCTGTTACTGCAAATTGCAATGGAAAGCTTCATCTCaagctccaccactcgatcagaTTTTAGTACAATAATTTCAATAAGATTTTAGTGCTTGTGAGTTGATAGCTCAGCCGCATCATCATGGAACGA
This DNA window, taken from Salvia splendens isolate huo1 chromosome 18, SspV2, whole genome shotgun sequence, encodes the following:
- the LOC121776984 gene encoding cation/H(+) antiporter 15-like, with protein sequence MDPTLAGNIAEGNRNIVCQYKDNVATFGIWINRNPLNFSLPLILLQLAAISLASLLIEIFLRPLGQSSIVAQILGGILFGPSVLGHKGIMGSILFPARSMLTLETVAMFGIMFFFFAIGVRTDTRMMVRPERHAMVLGFSAIFVTLVFSLWLTIFLANHVSMDKSLAKSLPFFGAAQCLTAFANVSCLLIELKMASSDLGRIASATSMFTDLVGMCLFITMAAVLQSTFDVKKSVQSFGSAFLLVCFMVLIIRPPILKLMKKIPAGKPLSHNHVFMCFTAILIAGLTTEVIGQHFMLGPLVLGFITPDGPPLGAPMISKLDLPIGKFLYPTFLTTSGLKTDIFKINLRSFSIIALVITSCCITKILAIVIASRFCGIGLQDSVVVGLILNARGISELLMFNLWRDGGILTDQEFALSVISVVGVMAVITPLVRLLYDPTRRLMPTKRQTIQHAKREAGLRILLCIHHQDNVPTMVNLLEASHATEMSPVGVVAVILEEVVGRITGMLVSHQTTRSLDPNNQRSSQIVSALRQYELYNQTCVTVQPFSVVSPLQTVHDDILCVAIDESATVIILPFHKHWEIDGSIGSINKGVQSMNVKVLEHAPCSVGILVDRGILTGQLSILTGQFVYRVAVVYLGGADDAESLCYGSRIAGHDNATLTVIRYLLYGCDSVRDRKHDNCQIDEVRHQNIENQNFVYQEQVVKDGVGLASSLRALENCYDLLIVGRNHQSQILLGLGEWSECPELGVVGDILAAPDFGSTASVLVLQQQRMRGEKLINRMMKTGKDSLHGCY